The Rhododendron vialii isolate Sample 1 chromosome 8a, ASM3025357v1 genome has a window encoding:
- the LOC131335518 gene encoding phosphoinositide phosphatase SAC2-like isoform X1, producing MASDNGAKSSSPCLKNFKLYETRSNFYMIGWEKSRKIWRVLKIDRLEPSELNILEDSATYSEVECSDLLRRVHEGNKSTGGLKFVTIYYGIVGFIKFLGAYYMLLITKRRKIGTISGHAIYAITKKEMIPIPHSTIRANMGYSKNENRYKKLLQSVDLTKDFFFSYSYHVMHSVQKNLCHHEAGQVLYENMFVWNEFLTRGIRNHLKNTLWTIALVYGFFKQVKLSVSGRDFKLTLIARRSRHYAGTRYLKRGVNEKGRVANDVETEQIVCEDAPEGCLMQISAVVQNRGSIPLFWSQETSRLNIKPEIILSKKDHEYHATRLHFENLVKRYGNPIIVLSLIKTREKKPRESILRAEFANAIAFINKDLTEENRLKFRHWDLSKYSKSKSTDVLSRLHKVTADALNLTGFFYCQVAAPSCTNGLLNLSFFENSEKGDCCIQNLCHIPKDADRETRHDSSGLDAAGNHIVKPPMFQSGVLRTNCIDCLDRTNVAQYAYGLVALGYQLRALGFIESPNIDRDSLLGADLMKLYETMGNTLALQYGGSVAHNKIFSESRGQWKAATQSQEFFTNLQRYYNNAYVDPEKQDAINVFLGHFQPCQGKPALWEMDSDQHYSIGRLSFNFADESSRSILKRSLSEGNILSENNSPMEATDVGQKEDNYNPLPDMTQGGERGLSESTPEISTGERELSYPRYTPSVSSLRIFPQLDRYLEGDPIHLNEHRDSSNCSNFFDEDWLSSSENSSEEEAYERSTLIKAGMSWNSVLTGLETESSASASASGSSMKNSEILAGFSDSFVQWVTNGETMFH from the exons ATGGCGTCAGATAATGGGGCCAAATCGAGTTCTCCCTGTTTGAAGAATTTCAAGCTCTACGAGACTCGTTCG AATTTCTACATGATTGGGTGGGAAAAGAGCAGAAAAATTTGGAGAGTCTTGAAGATTGATAGATTAGAGCCTTCTGAGCTGAACATTCTTGAAGATTCTGCTACATACTCTGAAGTTGAATGCTCTGACCTGCTTAGACGAGTACATGAAGGAAACAAGTCAACGGGTGGGCTAAAATTTGTCACCATTTATTACGGAATTGTTG gcttCATAAAATTCTTGGGTGCATACTACATGCTGCTTATAACAAAAAGAAGGAAGATTGGCACAATCAGTGGGCATGCAATATACGCCATTACCAAGAAAGAGATGATTCCAATTCCGCATTCTACTATTCGAGCAAATATGGGTTATTCTAAGAATGAGAACAG ATACAAGAAGCTTCTACAATCAGTGGATCTTACAAAGGACTTTTTCTTTAGCTACTCCTATCATGTCATGCATAGTGTTCAGAAGAACTTATGTCATCACGAGGCTGGACAAGTCCTTTACGAAAACATGTTTGTCTGGAATGAGTTTTTGACTCGTGGAATCCGGAATCACCTCAAAAATACTTTGTGGACTATAGCGTTGGTATATGGCTTCTTCAAACAg GTCAAACTTTCAGTGTCTGGGAGGGACTTCAAGCTGACACTCATTGCTCGACGATCACGTCATTATGCTGGAACCAG ATATTTGAAACGAGGTGTAAATGAGAAGGGCCGAGTAGCTAATGATGTCGAGACAGAACAGATTGTGTGTGAAGATGCTCCTGAAGGGTGCCTGATGCAAATAAGTGCTGTTGTGCAGAACCGAGGTTCAATACCGCTTTTCTGGTCACAGGAAACTTCAAGATTGAATATTAAACCAGAGATCATAT TATCAAAGAAGGACCATGAGTACCATGCCACTAGACTTCACTTTGAGAATCTTGTCAAGCGATATGGAAATCCAATTATTGTGTTGAGTTTGATAAAG ACTCGTGAGAAGAAGCCTCGTGAATCTATTTTGCGGGCAGAGTTTGCCAATGCAATTGCTTTCATTAATAAAGACTTAACGGAGGAGAATCGCTTGAAGTTCCGTCACTGGGATCTGAGCAAATACTCTAAAAG TAAATCAACAGATGTGCTGTCGCGTTTACACAAAGTGACTGCAGATGCATTGAACTTAACAGGCTTCTTTTATTGTCAAGTAGCAGCACCTTCATGCACTAATGGATTACTAAATTTGTCATTCTTTGA GAACAGTGAAAAAGGTGATTGCTGTATTCAGAACCTTTGTCATATTCCAAAGGATGCTGACAGGGAAACGAGACATGACAGTAGTGGCCTAGATGCGGCTGGAAATCACATTGTCAAGCCTCCGATGTTTCAAAGTGGGGTCCTAAGGACCAATTGCATAGACTGTTTAGATCGCACAAATGTTGCTCAATATGCTTATGGGTTGGTTGCACTTGGGTATCAGCTCCGTGCTTTGGGTTTCATAGAAAGCCCAAATATTGACCGGGATTCCCTTTTGGGGGCGGATTTAATGAAGCTCTATGAGACAATGGGTAACACACTTGCACTGCAATATGGTGGATCCGTAGCACACAATAAG ATATTCTCGGAGAGCAGAGGTCAGTGGAAAGCGGCTACTCAATCCCAAGAGTTCTTCACAAATCTACAGCGATACTACAATAATGCCTATGTGGATCCTGAAAAGCAAGACGCCATCAATGT GTTTTTGGGCCATTTCCAGCCGTGTCAGGGTAAGCCAGCTCTTTGGGAGATGGATTCAGACCAGCATTACAGTATTGGAAGGCTTAGTTTTAATTTTGCAGATGAAAGTTCAAG GTCAATTTTAAAGAGGTCTCTATCGGAGGGCAACATCCTTTCTGAAAACAACTCACCTATGGAAGCCACTGATGTTGGACAGAAGGAAGATAACTACAATCCTTTGCCTGATATGACACAAGGTGGTGAAAGGGGCCTTTCAGAGTCAACACCAGAAATTTCAACTGGTGAAAGAGAACTATCTTATCCCAG GTATACTCCCTCAGTATCTTCTCTGAGGATTTTTCCACAGCTGGACCGATATCTAGAAGGTGATCCTATCCATCTAAATGAACATCGGGATTCATCAAACtgttccaatttttttgacGAAGATTGGCTTTCTTCATCTGAAAATTCAAG
- the LOC131335518 gene encoding phosphoinositide phosphatase SAC2-like isoform X2, protein MASDNGAKSSSPCLKNFKLYETRSNFYMIGWEKSRKIWRVLKIDRLEPSELNILEDSATYSEVECSDLLRRVHEGNKSTGGLKFVTIYYGIVGFIKFLGAYYMLLITKRRKIGTISGHAIYAITKKEMIPIPHSTIRANMGYSKNENRYKKLLQSVDLTKDFFFSYSYHVMHSVQKNLCHHEAGQVLYENMFVWNEFLTRGIRNHLKNTLWTIALVYGFFKQVKLSVSGRDFKLTLIARRSRHYAGTRYLKRGVNEKGRVANDVETEQIVCEDAPEGCLMQISAVVQNRGSIPLFWSQETSRLNIKPEIILSKKDHEYHATRLHFENLVKRYGNPIIVLSLIKTREKKPRESILRAEFANAIAFINKDLTEENRLKFRHWDLSKYSKSKSTDVLSRLHKVTADALNLTGFFYCQVAAPSCTNGLLNLSFFDEKGDCCIQNLCHIPKDADRETRHDSSGLDAAGNHIVKPPMFQSGVLRTNCIDCLDRTNVAQYAYGLVALGYQLRALGFIESPNIDRDSLLGADLMKLYETMGNTLALQYGGSVAHNKIFSESRGQWKAATQSQEFFTNLQRYYNNAYVDPEKQDAINVFLGHFQPCQGKPALWEMDSDQHYSIGRLSFNFADESSRSILKRSLSEGNILSENNSPMEATDVGQKEDNYNPLPDMTQGGERGLSESTPEISTGERELSYPRYTPSVSSLRIFPQLDRYLEGDPIHLNEHRDSSNCSNFFDEDWLSSSENSSEEEAYERSTLIKAGMSWNSVLTGLETESSASASASGSSMKNSEILAGFSDSFVQWVTNGETMFH, encoded by the exons ATGGCGTCAGATAATGGGGCCAAATCGAGTTCTCCCTGTTTGAAGAATTTCAAGCTCTACGAGACTCGTTCG AATTTCTACATGATTGGGTGGGAAAAGAGCAGAAAAATTTGGAGAGTCTTGAAGATTGATAGATTAGAGCCTTCTGAGCTGAACATTCTTGAAGATTCTGCTACATACTCTGAAGTTGAATGCTCTGACCTGCTTAGACGAGTACATGAAGGAAACAAGTCAACGGGTGGGCTAAAATTTGTCACCATTTATTACGGAATTGTTG gcttCATAAAATTCTTGGGTGCATACTACATGCTGCTTATAACAAAAAGAAGGAAGATTGGCACAATCAGTGGGCATGCAATATACGCCATTACCAAGAAAGAGATGATTCCAATTCCGCATTCTACTATTCGAGCAAATATGGGTTATTCTAAGAATGAGAACAG ATACAAGAAGCTTCTACAATCAGTGGATCTTACAAAGGACTTTTTCTTTAGCTACTCCTATCATGTCATGCATAGTGTTCAGAAGAACTTATGTCATCACGAGGCTGGACAAGTCCTTTACGAAAACATGTTTGTCTGGAATGAGTTTTTGACTCGTGGAATCCGGAATCACCTCAAAAATACTTTGTGGACTATAGCGTTGGTATATGGCTTCTTCAAACAg GTCAAACTTTCAGTGTCTGGGAGGGACTTCAAGCTGACACTCATTGCTCGACGATCACGTCATTATGCTGGAACCAG ATATTTGAAACGAGGTGTAAATGAGAAGGGCCGAGTAGCTAATGATGTCGAGACAGAACAGATTGTGTGTGAAGATGCTCCTGAAGGGTGCCTGATGCAAATAAGTGCTGTTGTGCAGAACCGAGGTTCAATACCGCTTTTCTGGTCACAGGAAACTTCAAGATTGAATATTAAACCAGAGATCATAT TATCAAAGAAGGACCATGAGTACCATGCCACTAGACTTCACTTTGAGAATCTTGTCAAGCGATATGGAAATCCAATTATTGTGTTGAGTTTGATAAAG ACTCGTGAGAAGAAGCCTCGTGAATCTATTTTGCGGGCAGAGTTTGCCAATGCAATTGCTTTCATTAATAAAGACTTAACGGAGGAGAATCGCTTGAAGTTCCGTCACTGGGATCTGAGCAAATACTCTAAAAG TAAATCAACAGATGTGCTGTCGCGTTTACACAAAGTGACTGCAGATGCATTGAACTTAACAGGCTTCTTTTATTGTCAAGTAGCAGCACCTTCATGCACTAATGGATTACTAAATTTGTCATTCTTTGA TGAAAAAGGTGATTGCTGTATTCAGAACCTTTGTCATATTCCAAAGGATGCTGACAGGGAAACGAGACATGACAGTAGTGGCCTAGATGCGGCTGGAAATCACATTGTCAAGCCTCCGATGTTTCAAAGTGGGGTCCTAAGGACCAATTGCATAGACTGTTTAGATCGCACAAATGTTGCTCAATATGCTTATGGGTTGGTTGCACTTGGGTATCAGCTCCGTGCTTTGGGTTTCATAGAAAGCCCAAATATTGACCGGGATTCCCTTTTGGGGGCGGATTTAATGAAGCTCTATGAGACAATGGGTAACACACTTGCACTGCAATATGGTGGATCCGTAGCACACAATAAG ATATTCTCGGAGAGCAGAGGTCAGTGGAAAGCGGCTACTCAATCCCAAGAGTTCTTCACAAATCTACAGCGATACTACAATAATGCCTATGTGGATCCTGAAAAGCAAGACGCCATCAATGT GTTTTTGGGCCATTTCCAGCCGTGTCAGGGTAAGCCAGCTCTTTGGGAGATGGATTCAGACCAGCATTACAGTATTGGAAGGCTTAGTTTTAATTTTGCAGATGAAAGTTCAAG GTCAATTTTAAAGAGGTCTCTATCGGAGGGCAACATCCTTTCTGAAAACAACTCACCTATGGAAGCCACTGATGTTGGACAGAAGGAAGATAACTACAATCCTTTGCCTGATATGACACAAGGTGGTGAAAGGGGCCTTTCAGAGTCAACACCAGAAATTTCAACTGGTGAAAGAGAACTATCTTATCCCAG GTATACTCCCTCAGTATCTTCTCTGAGGATTTTTCCACAGCTGGACCGATATCTAGAAGGTGATCCTATCCATCTAAATGAACATCGGGATTCATCAAACtgttccaatttttttgacGAAGATTGGCTTTCTTCATCTGAAAATTCAAG